One Candidatus Rokuibacteriota bacterium genomic window, ATACCGGTCAGGCTGCCGAGCGTGGCGCCGCCGATGTTCACAGGCAAGGTCGGCGAGGTGAAGAACGCGCCTCCGGATTGCGAGCGAGCCTCTAGATTGGTGACGCTCACGCGCATCGGCGCCCCAGCCGTGCCGATGCCGCCACCGCCGGCCGCCCCATTCACATCCAATGCGGCGGATGTCGCGGTGATCAATTCATTGGCCGATGTCCGCCGAATCCCGCTGCCGGCCGTGGGCCCATTGTTCACGACCAGGACATGTCCGGCACCGGCATTGACCCCCTCGAGCGTGATGTTGCCGCTCGTGCTATTCGTCAACCCCGCGCCGGTGTTCGTCGTGACCGTGATGTTCGCCCCCCCGGAGCTCAGCAACGTGCCCGCCGCCATCGTGATGGCCGCTGTCCCGACGTCGCGGTTCGCGTTCTGGACGCCGTTCGCCGTAGTCTCATTTGCCGTCAGGCTGATCGGCGCGTTGTTCGTGGCGACATTTGCATTGATGATGATGGAGCGCCCGGCCTGCGCCGTCAGGCCGATGCCGGCCCCGACGATTGAGACCGCGTTCGTGAACGTAATGTCGTTGTTGGCCTGCAAGACGACATTGGCGAGCGCTGCATTGATCGCCGCCGGCGCGATGGTGGCATCGGCGGCGGGGGCGTCGGTGAATTGATCCACGTCGGTCAGCGGAGCGGCTCCCCCCGTCGCCACAACGATATTGTGGGGATCGAGCAGGAGCGTGCCTGTCTTGCCCAGGGGCGCGAGGGCGTCCACGGAGGCGGCGAATCCCAGGCCCTCCTTGCCCGATACCTCGACGAAGCCGCCATTGCCCCCCGCCTCGCCGCCCCGCGCCACGATCTGCGCGCCGGAGGCAGCGGTCGTGTTCTTGTCGGACCAGGCCGTGACGCGGCCACCGTCGGCGCTGCCGCGGCCGCTGACGTCGATCGTGCTGCCCCCGAAGAGGATGGTGCGCTCGGTGGACGTGATGGTCACGTCACCGCCGCGCGCCTGGTCGGCGCCGCGCGCGTCGATGGTCCCCATCTGCCCCACGCGCTCGCCCAGCATCACCACCTGGCCCGGCGCGGCGCCGCGCTCGGCGGCCGACACGTCGATCGTGCCCGAGTTGGTGACGGCGCCCGCGACCGTCCCGGCGGGCCGTACCGCGCCGCTGGCGGTGGCTACGGCCGTGGCGTCCTCGCCGCCGATGAGGCGTACCACGCCGCCCTGATTGACGAGGGAGCGGGCCTGGATGATCCCGCTGTTATTGACCACGCTCTGGAGCACATCGCCCGCGGCCTTGGCCGTGAGCTCCACGCGTCCGCCGTCAGCCTGGATGCGCCCGTCGTTGCTCACGCGCGAGGCGAGCGTCCGGCCGTCGGCGCCAAGGGGCTGGCCCGCCAGCGCGCCGTCCACGGCGAAGCGGACGAGGCCGTCGCCGGCGAAGTCCACGGTGAGCTGCTGTCCGGAGGAGAGATGCACCGTTCCCAGCTGGGCCGAGATGGTGCCCTGGTTGATGACCGCGGGGGCCGAGAGCGCGATGAGGCCCCCGGGGGCCGCGGTCAGTGTGCCCTGATTGATGATTGTTCCGAGGCCTCCCGGGCCCTGCTGGAAGATGTAGCGCCCGGTGACGAGGTCGATATCCTTCATGTTGAGCGTGGTGGCGATGAGGCCGCCCACGTTCACCAGCGAGCCGGGACCGAAGCTGATCCCAGAGGGGTTATTCAGGATGATCCGGCCGTTGGCGGTGATCTGGCCGAGGATGGACGAGGCGCCGCCGCCGATCACGCGGTTGACCGCCACCGACATGGCGCCGGGCTGGAGGAAGCGCACCAGCTCATTGGCCGCAACGCTGAAGCCGCTCCAGTTAACGATGATGTTGGAGGTGAACTGCTGGATCTGCAGCGTCGTCGGATTTACCTGAGAGATCGACGCCTTGCCAGACACCACCTGCCCCCCCTGGGGCAGGGCCCCGGCAGGGCCAGCCAGCATGAGCCCGGCCAGCAAGGCTGCCAGCGTGCGCTTGATCCAGGATACCCGGGAGGCGTTTAGCATGGTCCTGCACATGTAGGAGCAAATGTGGTGCCGCTCCAAGATATATCCAGGATCGTCGTATTACCAAGTACTTAGGTTCGATGTCAGAAGGGTGACGGGGGCGGGAACCTCATAGGGAGGATTCTAACCGACAATTTTTGTAGCTCAGAACCACTTGACCGCAAGGAAATACACGTAGTTGTCGAGGCCGTTGCTGGTCTGGGGCCCGCTGGTGGGATTGATCACGGGCTTTGCCCACTCGACCTTGAGCAGGAAGTTATCGGGGACGGCGATCTGGGCTCCGATGCCGGCGCCGGTCAGCGTCTGGCGGCGCGGCTGACCCGGCTGGGGATTGATCAAGTTCGCCTGGCCGTTGTCGATGAAGCCGTAGAACTGCAGGATGTCGCCCCATTTCTTGCCGAGGAAAGCGGTCTTGTCGCCGAAGCCCGGCGCGTTCCAGCGGAACTCGAGGGTGGCCGCGTACCCGCGGTCCCCCGCGAACTGGGCGACGGGATAGCCGCGCACCGTCCCCTGGCCTCCCACGATGTACTGCTCGGGGGAGACCAAGCTGGTGCTCGCCCACTGCCCTCCCGCCCTAAGGAACACCGACGTGTAGGTCGTGATCTGCTGGGAGCGGGATGCTTCGCCCGTCAGCTTGGTGAAGGTGCCGCCGGCTCCGGGCACACTCGCGTGCGAGTCATTGCTGCCGTGCAGCCCACCCAGGAAGTCCCCCACCCCCTGGAAGAGCGTCAAGGAAAGGTTGTTGGCCCCGCGCCAACGGTCCACCGAGTCCAAGAAGCCCCCTACGGAGAAGACCCGCAGTCTGTCCTTCTGGGTCTGGCCCTCCTGCTCGGCCTCCAAGCTGTTGGTGAAGTCCTTGTAGTCGAAACCCGCCTGGCCGTAGAGGTTGAACTCGCGGCTGCGGACGAAGGGGTGGAGGAGGTAGAGGCTGCCGATGTCGCCGTTGCCGCGTACCGTGATATCACCGATGGTCGACCCGACGTCGGCGCCGACCTGCGAGTGGGTGTAGGCGCCGCCGATCTTGGTGCCGAGGGTGCTGATGGGGATCGCGTAGGACAGCCGCACGAGCCAGAGCGCCCCGCCCACGATGGACGTGAGCCCGCGAAAGGCCAGGACGTCGCCCAGACCTGAC contains:
- a CDS encoding ShlB/FhaC/HecB family hemolysin secretion/activation protein → MSRFVVTGATVFPQAQLQAQLAEGEGRELTLAQIKDFAALITAFYRGHGYILARAYVPPQEMRGGVVEIAVVEGRVAKIDITGLRHFSADYLRRYVEPRSPDRVFEASDFERGLLLLNDLPGLVVKSTLRPGAGTGTTDIVLDVEKDRLITGAIDANNYGSPETGYERFGVALNLNNPSGLGDVLAFRGLTSIVGGALWLVRLSYAIPISTLGTKIGGAYTHSQVGADVGSTIGDITVRGNGDIGSLYLLHPFVRSREFNLYGQAGFDYKDFTNSLEAEQEGQTQKDRLRVFSVGGFLDSVDRWRGANNLSLTLFQGVGDFLGGLHGSNDSHASVPGAGGTFTKLTGEASRSQQITTYTSVFLRAGGQWASTSLVSPEQYIVGGQGTVRGYPVAQFAGDRGYAATLEFRWNAPGFGDKTAFLGKKWGDILQFYGFIDNGQANLINPQPGQPRRQTLTGAGIGAQIAVPDNFLLKVEWAKPVINPTSGPQTSNGLDNYVYFLAVKWF
- a CDS encoding filamentous hemagglutinin N-terminal domain-containing protein, translated to MLNASRVSWIKRTLAALLAGLMLAGPAGALPQGGQVVSGKASISQVNPTTLQIQQFTSNIIVNWSGFSVAANELVRFLQPGAMSVAVNRVIGGGASSILGQITANGRIILNNPSGISFGPGSLVNVGGLIATTLNMKDIDLVTGRYIFQQGPGGLGTIINQGTLTAAPGGLIALSAPAVINQGTISAQLGTVHLSSGQQLTVDFAGDGLVRFAVDGALAGQPLGADGRTLASRVSNDGRIQADGGRVELTAKAAGDVLQSVVNNSGIIQARSLVNQGGVVRLIGGEDATAVATASGAVRPAGTVAGAVTNSGTIDVSAAERGAAPGQVVMLGERVGQMGTIDARGADQARGGDVTITSTERTILFGGSTIDVSGRGSADGGRVTAWSDKNTTAASGAQIVARGGEAGGNGGFVEVSGKEGLGFAASVDALAPLGKTGTLLLDPHNIVVATGGAAPLTDVDQFTDAPAADATIAPAAINAALANVVLQANNDITFTNAVSIVGAGIGLTAQAGRSIIINANVATNNAPISLTANETTANGVQNANRDVGTAAITMAAGTLLSSGGANITVTTNTGAGLTNSTSGNITLEGVNAGAGHVLVVNNGPTAGSGIRRTSANELITATSAALDVNGAAGGGGIGTAGAPMRVSVTNLEARSQSGGAFFTSPTLPVNIGGATLGSLTGISTSSNGAISVTTTGTSITTSEAISANGTGTVTLTAAGAASSITATDALSSGSGAVNLMAANGITLAGAAADVTTTGAYTANADSDSNGTGAYSQNNGGSAVSSGAATIVAADVDLQGTVTAGAAAVTLRPGLLATTIGVEDASKQF